In a genomic window of Halostella litorea:
- a CDS encoding FkbM family methyltransferase: MNLSQRIFQAVGGRGIGQYVPFSDQLSDILHRASVSSNAPAGQVYGNQLYIDPNDCSYTAKAISRGEIVNRGELEFYKSNIEPGMTIVDIGANIGYFTVVFASLVGNQGHVYAFEPVAESVDILNKNLSTNGHSNVTIEHAAVSDSGGETAIFGNENQRGHSSILSPVHENDEELGTVQTTTIDTYFTDTVVDFMKIDAEGAEPRIISGAEDCLESHQPKILMELNPTLWESDPEDTIEYLSDIGYSFQQLTDDGLNKITKKELYNLFDELDGNYNHTDIVLQPNS, translated from the coding sequence ATGAACCTTTCACAGCGAATATTCCAGGCAGTTGGCGGCCGGGGGATAGGCCAATACGTTCCATTTTCAGACCAGCTTTCAGATATTCTTCACCGGGCGAGTGTATCATCTAACGCACCTGCCGGCCAGGTGTACGGAAATCAACTTTATATCGATCCCAATGACTGCTCGTATACTGCGAAGGCAATCTCCAGAGGTGAAATTGTAAACCGAGGGGAGCTGGAGTTTTACAAGTCGAATATTGAACCTGGCATGACTATAGTAGACATTGGGGCGAATATCGGCTATTTTACTGTCGTGTTTGCCAGTTTGGTAGGAAATCAAGGGCACGTATATGCGTTTGAACCAGTGGCCGAGAGTGTTGATATCCTGAACAAGAATCTCTCTACAAATGGCCACAGTAATGTCACTATCGAACATGCTGCAGTATCGGACAGTGGGGGTGAGACGGCTATATTTGGAAATGAAAATCAACGAGGACACTCGAGTATTCTATCACCCGTACACGAAAACGATGAAGAATTGGGCACGGTGCAAACCACCACAATTGACACTTACTTCACTGATACTGTGGTTGATTTTATGAAAATAGATGCAGAAGGGGCCGAACCTAGAATTATTTCAGGAGCGGAGGATTGTTTAGAGAGTCATCAGCCAAAGATACTAATGGAGTTAAATCCGACTTTGTGGGAATCTGACCCCGAAGATACGATCGAATACCTTTCAGATATTGGTTATTCTTTCCAACAATTGACGGATGATGGTTTAAATAAAATCACCAAAAAAGAGTTGTATAATTTGTTTGACGAACTTGATGGCAACTACAACCACACAGACATCGTTCTTCAACCCAATTCTTGA
- a CDS encoding glycosyltransferase family 39 protein: MFVAAIILRLIDITDALWLDEAFTLHFLREYSYIGLVLELPVDDVHPPLYYVLLKPIVTVFGTSELALRSLSIVASAATVPVIAEIGRKIHSRQSGLIAAIVVVVAPYQVLFAQEARMYALLILLTAVSYLTLLGSISQPSWRRIVVYTVSTFLLAMTHAFALFVVVAQNVTIATILVSRWISDSERHGVADIFSYLQEESLVVRWAVSQVALLTLISPWIYILATKSSNQEGARTFLPGVKELFAPLIQYFGPLPFSALNYALAVGIALLILVAILVLFPRLRGAAVSPSKVGSEEKSLLQGAVLVPWAAMPIILPFMISYLAIPIYTVRYTAPASLGIYLLVAIGVTQINRDYARIALVCVLIVTALIPLSGIYMNEERGEWRQATNHIESNTDATDRLIYLTNSYTEPNFRYYYSGDLTVKTQASPEAQNRLPPSVKQSNSVWAVFSYTHGRNDEIMNNFNDTHLLVGCEEYQRVVVCKYNSA, from the coding sequence TTGTTCGTTGCTGCAATCATTTTGCGCCTTATAGACATAACTGATGCACTATGGTTGGATGAAGCGTTTACACTACACTTCCTCCGCGAATACTCCTATATTGGATTGGTTCTGGAGCTGCCAGTCGATGACGTGCATCCCCCACTCTACTACGTCCTTCTCAAGCCGATCGTCACTGTATTTGGTACCTCAGAACTTGCCCTTCGTTCTCTCTCAATTGTTGCGAGTGCTGCCACAGTCCCTGTGATAGCCGAAATTGGCCGAAAAATCCATTCACGTCAAAGTGGCCTTATCGCAGCTATCGTTGTGGTGGTTGCCCCGTACCAGGTTCTATTCGCACAAGAAGCGCGGATGTATGCACTACTTATACTATTAACAGCGGTATCGTATCTTACGCTTCTGGGTAGTATTTCACAGCCCTCTTGGAGGCGGATAGTCGTTTACACCGTGTCAACATTTCTTTTGGCGATGACCCACGCTTTTGCGCTGTTTGTAGTCGTTGCTCAAAACGTGACTATTGCAACGATACTGGTTTCTCGATGGATTTCTGATTCAGAGCGACATGGGGTGGCTGATATTTTCAGCTATCTCCAAGAAGAGTCGCTTGTGGTGAGGTGGGCTGTTAGCCAGGTTGCTCTATTGACTCTTATCTCACCCTGGATTTATATCCTCGCCACCAAATCAAGCAATCAAGAGGGGGCAAGGACCTTTCTTCCAGGCGTGAAAGAACTGTTCGCTCCACTAATCCAATATTTTGGTCCGCTTCCATTTTCTGCGCTCAATTATGCGCTTGCAGTAGGCATCGCACTATTAATCCTCGTCGCGATCTTGGTACTTTTCCCAAGGCTCCGTGGTGCGGCTGTCTCACCGTCCAAAGTTGGCTCTGAAGAAAAGAGCCTACTGCAAGGGGCGGTATTAGTTCCGTGGGCAGCCATGCCGATCATTCTGCCGTTCATGATTTCCTATCTTGCTATACCGATTTATACCGTCCGATATACTGCACCGGCATCTCTTGGAATTTATTTGCTTGTTGCCATCGGCGTAACTCAAATCAATCGCGACTATGCTCGAATTGCTCTCGTCTGTGTTTTAATCGTGACTGCATTGATCCCACTTTCAGGAATCTATATGAATGAGGAACGGGGAGAGTGGCGGCAAGCAACCAATCACATCGAATCAAATACAGACGCAACAGATAGATTGATCTACCTGACAAATTCATACACTGAACCCAACTTTAGATATTACTATAGTGGCGATCTGACGGTTAAAACACAGGCCTCCCCAGAAGCTCAAAATAGACTTCCACCATCGGTAAAACAATCAAACTCAGTGTGGGCTGTGTTTTCGTACACTCATGGTAGAAATGATGAAATCATGAATAATTTCAACGACACACATTTGCTTGTTGGATGTGAAGAATATCAACGGGTTGTTGTCTGTAAGTATAATTCGGCGTAG
- a CDS encoding type II toxin-antitoxin system VapC family toxin, with protein MSDVRGPYLFDVGVIALAHTTAPGRDAALSYVRDAITGDIDAVVPYPALFGAHTVLTTYYGHSNADASRLLQNFMDAKRIHWYDEMPEEIVSDGLSAASDANIGGWDGYYAQVAIDEGVNTVLTIDHDFERFDAFDTEVILSPAEFDRLNRFLEN; from the coding sequence ATGAGTGACGTCCGTGGCCCGTACCTTTTCGATGTCGGGGTCATTGCACTTGCACACACAACAGCCCCGGGCCGTGATGCTGCGCTCTCGTACGTCCGAGACGCCATCACTGGTGACATCGATGCGGTAGTCCCGTATCCTGCGCTGTTCGGTGCACACACCGTTTTGACGACGTACTACGGGCACTCAAACGCGGATGCGTCCCGACTACTACAGAATTTCATGGATGCAAAGCGAATCCACTGGTATGATGAGATGCCCGAAGAGATAGTTTCTGACGGGTTATCTGCGGCCAGTGACGCAAATATTGGCGGGTGGGACGGTTACTATGCCCAAGTAGCGATCGACGAAGGGGTGAATACGGTCCTGACGATAGATCACGACTTCGAGCGGTTTGATGCGTTCGATACCGAGGTTATTCTCTCTCCGGCCGAATTCGATCGGTTGAATCGGTTTCTTGAGAACTGA
- a CDS encoding AbrB/MazE/SpoVT family DNA-binding domain-containing protein: MAKVDSKGRIVLPQEVRERLGITPGTEVAIHEEDGKAVVEPEDDPDEILERMEQLVEETASERGETTPLTEGADPIARSHREAIRRGTENDGDE; the protein is encoded by the coding sequence ATGGCGAAAGTGGATTCAAAAGGGCGAATCGTCCTCCCACAGGAGGTACGAGAGCGTCTCGGGATTACGCCCGGCACGGAAGTAGCCATTCACGAAGAAGACGGGAAAGCAGTCGTCGAACCCGAAGACGATCCGGACGAAATCCTCGAACGGATGGAACAACTCGTCGAGGAAACGGCTTCGGAGCGTGGAGAGACGACTCCACTTACTGAAGGGGCCGATCCCATTGCCCGGAGTCACCGAGAGGCTATTCGTCGCGGCACGGAGAACGACGGCGATGAGTGA